The DNA window GATAAATAACACCGAAAAAGTTTTGTTTTGACAATAACCGGTCATCTagcaatattattaaaatagtaaaaaattaataaaaattatttgaggaaagagttttcagatgaaaaacaaatttaaaaaattctttattaaaaaataaaaataacttcagatccgataacataatttttataaagaatgaGATGGACACAAACTCGATAAATGATAATCAACGCGATTAAAGGGTATAAGCAACATACGATTCACCAAAGATATAGAATATTATTCGGATTACAAAAATTCGAGACGATAAATCTGAtacaactaaataaaatattgtaccGAACAAACACAATAATACCTTTTTGTTTGGAAAAACACAATAACAACTTAAATCTAATGGAAAAATTAGTCTTTAGAACCCTACAAGAATATAGTGAATCAgatatttttataacaatttgACGGTTTAAGTTGATTTAAATGTTGAGATAGTTATCCTCGTATATCTGCTTTAACTTATTTCTCTTTTCCCtgcataaaaaaaatcttattagtttgaaacaaatatattattagtaaaaaaataatcaattaaactacaaacataagaaataaaattttgcatttcttttattacttttgattttattttatgaaagttAGAAAGTATTGGAATAGATCATAAAAAAAGTAAAcacgtaaaaaaaaattattattattattattactttctcttttccttCATTTGAGATGGTATTGAAAAGTCTATTAATAGTAACATATTATGAAAATCTTAgaattatctaaaataaaaaatatatttctttttcaataaatttaaaataaacagtcaaaatcaaaatattatacaataatgaAGGGAAACTTGCAAATGATCTGAAAAGATAAACAAATACGACTGACTATTTAGCCTTTAATATTTggatttaagtttatttatttatttatttattttaattttccgtgcctctttctctctctttctctccgGTCTAGACCTGAATTTCTGAAAAATGCCCATGGCCGCCTTGGATCGGTCCAACTCTTCAAGATCGAATTCCGCGTCTGTACTATCTATCGAATGCCTAAGAGGTGGTTCCAAGGCCGACGAATGGACCGGCGATATGCTCCAGACCGGAGATATCGTCGAAGAGCTCCGGATCGGAAGAGGTTACGCCACGGTTCGTTCGCCTTTCAAGCACGGTCGGACCGCCGTTCAGAAGATTCTACACGGTTCATTCAAGGATAAAGAGACATCGATCCTGGTCCGAGTCAGGCGAGGGTCCGACACCTATGCAGAACTCCAAGCCTGTATTGTCCCGAACGAATCGGCTGGGAGGAAACAGTATATGCTCCGAGCCATCGACGACCCGAATTACGCCGTCGGTTTTTTTGACCGAACCGAGGCTGAGTGCATTGCCCTTCAAGGTCAAACTCTTTCTCTTAATGTTGActttgtaaatttaattttcataaatatcATACCTACTTGCTATGCCCATAGATAAATAGGCCCCATATTATGACTTTTCTTCATGACattttaattacatatatattagttatgATGGTTAAATGAGATTAATTAGGATTATGGTTAATATGCTAATTTTGATTTATCAtactaattttgtttacttaaTTTCTCCTATTAAACATCCTTCTTCAAGTTGTTGTATGGTggattaatataaattatgattttttttatcaaataagtaaTTCATATGAAAAGTGGGTTGTTATAATAAggtttttatgaatttatataatatataacacaATTCtgaaactaatttttatttttatataatttattttatcaaacttcACTAtcacttaattatatttatcaataaacccatttattatttatttatttttaaatttaataatccCCAATTGTCAAATTTGTCTTCTTATTAGAAGTTGATGTCTATGATTTGGAAGGTGCTTTATACCTAATTTTGGTTGGTTATCCATATTATATTAGtgtaattatttacaaatacaaaatttagattttctagaagttttgaattttgttcttcattgtaaaattaaaattaagatgagaATGTATttgtgttgattttttttaacttgtaaTAATGTAACTCGAATTTATTCTCTAGTGCTAGAATATgaccatgtttttttttttagatcaaaagtttttagtgagaatcgaaACTAAGAGTTGATATTTTTGTATAGGGACAAGGAAGGCTCGGCTAGAAAACGCTTTAGCCAGGGCTGAACTTCAAGACGGGTATGTTCCATTTGGGTGGGAAAGGAAAATGCAAGAAATGTTAATGGTTCCAGGCTCGAGTTGCTTTCTATCGATGATGTTTCTTCCGAAAGCAGCAGATAAAACTGCCTCCCGATACAATGACCTCGAGGACACACTGGCCAGAGCCAATGCCTGGCTCAACGCGTCCCAAGCCACCGGAGTCCCTCTTGTCTTTATGAACATCCAAACTGAATCCTTACTAACCAAGGTAGGTAGTACTATATTTGCATGCATGTCAAACCAAAAACTGTCCAATAGCCACATATTTAGCATTCCTCAACTGAAAATTGCAACATGTGTTCGTTTCAGATATCTGGAGAGACTGCATCTTCAACTGTGACCGCAGGTTCATTATCAGATTTATCCAACCTCGCCAATGCTAGCCTATACGGCTTCGAGGATTACCATGGAGTTGACATTGGAGTTGTTAGAGCTGTTCGTCTCTGGTACTCACCTCTCGGAGGAGAAATGTCAATCGAGATCAAACTCAAAGATGGAGACACCAAGCTTGGATTCGCCATTAGTCGAACCGAAGAGGtctattacataaaaaaattctcATATTTCAATAAACCATGAAAACCCAATTCAAATCTTTCAATTTTGGTGCAGGGTTTCATCTACATATCTTCAGTAATAGAAGGGGATGAAAAGGCTGCATCAGTAAGATCAGGACTAAACCATCTCTACAAAGAAGCAATGAGAGCAAACAAACGTCTAGTTATTTCTAGGGTTTGCAACCAAAAGGTTCTACCTTGGTTAGTTTCTCAAACAGGGGCAATCAGATGTTTTGATACAGTTTCCCTTAGCCAAAAACTATCCTTACACAAACACGCAAAAGCTCCAATTACACTCCATGTTTTCTTGTGGGATCAATCTCTAGCATCCACAACCATGGTTGGCCCTGCACCAATTACATTGATGCCAGTGGAGACCCAAACAGATCAACCAATTGCAAACAATAATCAAGTAACTGATGGGAGTGAAAGCTCGGATTCTGAGAACAGAATCGAGAGGGATACAGCCGGTGAATTCTCTTTTAGGTTTCGTGACTTTGCAGTTCCAAATAAATGGATTTAGTTTTGTATAAACAATATCATTCTTGAAAACTTcatgtaaataaattatagatcTGAAAACGGAGATGTATATTGAACAAATTTCCTTCAAATCGTACTGAATAGAAACTAACTGATGAACAATAGAACAGAACAATTAGGTTTAGGTCAAGTAATTCTAAGCCCTCTCACCACGAATCCTACGAGCAAGCTGGATATCCTTAGGCATGATTGTGACACGTTTAGCGTGAATAGCGCAGAGATTCGTATCTTCAAAGAGTCCAACAAGGTAAGCTTCAGCTGCTTCCTGAAGCGCGGCAACAGCAGAGCTCTGGAAACGTAGATCTGTCTTGAAATCTTGAGCGATCTCACGAACTAACCTTTGAAATGGAAGCTTACGAATAAGAAGCTCGGTACTCTTCTGATACTTGCGGATCTCTCTGAGAGCGACGGTTCCAGGACGGAATCTATGCGGCTTCTTGACTCCTCCTGTGGCCGGAGCTGATTTCCTGGCGGCCTTCGTTGCTAACTGCTTCCTTGGAGCTTTTCCTCCGGTGGATTTTCTCGCCGTCTGCTTGGTTCTGGCCATGGCAGATGATTGTTAGTGAATTGAAGAGAAATAGATGAATTGAAGATATGAGTGTGAATTGAAATTGGGATATGGAGGAGGCTATTTGTATTGAAATTTAGGGCGGGAGGGAGATTTTGAGGGTTCTTGGCGGCGATTTGAAAATATGGATTGCGATCCGCGTGGTGTTGGATTAGCCAATCAGAAGGTTTAGATTTTATGTGGCGAATGTTTAATTGGGGACGTTGGATTAGATTAATCTGACGATCAGATTTTGTGTGCATTTATTGCATTGGAAAAAGTAGCACATATACAAACTCTAACAGTTTAATAATCAAAtcagtatatatatatcttgatattttacaaacttactttttttaaaacaaaaaattattatttaaaaaaactagaaTGAACTCTATATTAgctttgtttgattaattttacGGTTGAATAAactgaaatcattttttattctttgagTTATGGTTTAGAATCCAAATAAGAAAAGAGATTTttgaatattgaaaataaaatcacaatatTATTTCACTAGAAAACTTCTGTTTTTTTACTTTCATAGTATAAAATTACAATAGACCTTAAACTTTGtattaatacacaaaaacacATTAAATTTTCTAAACACTATGTTATGATCTTTACATCCCTCCTCAAAGATGAATGTCTCTAAAGGCATCTCCAACGATTACGCATAATGGATTTTGCGTGCCCATTTCTCCTCCAACCATACGGCAAAAAAATCGCATTATGCATTTCGGTCATGTCTCTCCTCCGGCCAAAGGCATATATAAGTAGAAAATGTTCATCTTCAGCGTTTTGGCCATTTTTCAAAAATGGCcattagattatattttttttaataactttatatttctttatatgtaaattaatccttcaaaattatatttttttacttttaaaataaaatgttataatattttttaaatgtataattaaatcattaaatttattacacTTGAAGTCTTGTTGTATTTTTTACTCTTTTTCAACTCATAACGTTTATTTTGTATATGGTCATTTGTCATTTTAATtcattcaacaatttttttttttgtttcttgtattttatttatggtCAATGATGTATTAACATCatttttccttttcaattttgtttttttcactCCGATAGATCTTTTGGATTGAGAACCAGTGTTTGAATCTTCCAAGTTAAGAGAAAATGAGGAGATTACCGGGGAATGCTTGTCCAATAGAATTTGGAGTTAGATTTTCTGACTCGGAAGAGGCATAGTTAACAAATTGATTTCTCTTAGTACTTGTGGAAcaatctttaaatttttcaaaatttttaacaaTGTTCCACACATGATCGAACTTCCAACCTGCTTTGAACTTATAATCTTTCGTGAATAACACTTTAGCTTTGAGCATCTGTaaagttcaaataattaaatacaaaatgtataagtaataatatatcaaataatatgttaatattCACAATATCTTCATTTGAAGCACCACTTTGATGCATATTCTCAATTTGTTTTATGCATGCATTAAGTCTTCTTGTTGCTTTTTGAATAGTGTATAGTTGGGCTTGCATAGACCTTTCGGTACGAATTTCCCAATACTCCAGCCTCTCTCCATTGAAAGCTTCTTTAATATGAGACCATAATCGGtcatttgtttgattaattctaaTAATTGGGTCCTTAGAAATTTCGATATAAACCCGACATAAGAAGATATCCTCATCTAGGTTATAGGTTGCTGATCGGACAAACATTCTTAACAATGGATGAAGGTAAATATGTATTCAATTCAGTTCAAATGGTAAGATGTAGTGAATTATATGTTACCCTCCATGTCAATATATAGGTAAAATCCTAACACCTACCATGCTTATTACATTGAATTGGAAATGACCACAcactaaactaattaaaatgaCCATACATTGAAAAGTTTGTCATATTTATCcacataaattaattgaaatggcCATATAATAAAAAGTTTGTCCTATTTCATcactcaaattaattgaaatgaccATACAATAAAtttgttgtcatatttctctacataaattaattgaaatgaaCATACAAAGAAAAGTTTGTCTTATTTATTcacataaattaattgaaatgaccatataatgaaaattttgtcttatttcttcactcaaattaattgaaatgaccATACAATGAAAAGTTTGTCATATTTCtccacataaattaattaaaataatcctACAATGACAATTTTGTCATATTTCCTCgctcaaattaattgaaatgaccatacaatgaaaattttatcatatttctccacataaattaattgaaatgaccataaaataaaagtttgtcTTATTTCTTcactcaaattaattgaaatgaccatacacttaaaattttgttatatttctccactcaaattaattgaaatgaccatacaatgaaaattttgtcatatttctccactcaaattaattgaaatgaccatagaatgaaaattttgtcGAAATATGGGATATAATTTCCACGACTTTTAAAATTTGTCGAAATGTGTAAAATTTTGATGATTTCATTATTTGTCGAAAATATagtttcaataatttttatattttttcaaatatgagATTTAGTTTCaacgatttttaaaatttgtcaaaatttaaaacacaattttGATGATTTCATTATTTGTCGAAAATATAGTTtcgatttttatatttatcggAGAGACAGTTACAATAAATGTAAATGTGGAAATATGAGATAaagtatgaaaatataattaataaatattaaattaattacaatgCATATAGACGGTTCattcaattataatattgatgttcagttatataaaatattaaattaaatattgtgCATACACAGGCTCAttcaatcataattaatttcatcTTTCTCTCTTTTGAAACAATTATTCTCGTTTTCATCTTTCTCTCATTTGAACCTCAAAATCCATTACTCTATTACTCTTTGTAGATGATgctacattattaaaattatacaatttcTCGTCTGATCTCTTATTGTCCGATCAATTGTCATTTGTTGTCGCCGCCATAGTGAAAAAGACAATAATTTTGAGCTCTCCATCTCGACGAGAATGAATAGGTTTACTCTTCTCTCTATTTATCTCTTATTAGGTTTTGATTGATTAGATCTATTATGAGGCTCGCACAGAGACGGTAGGGTTTAAAATGGTGGTTGCCCTGTTTCTTGAGAAGACGATCTTtctgattattttattataatcttcTTGTTGTTAGGTATGTTTCTTTGTTTTGACTTTTGTGAAAGAATTCTATATAATTTCTACATATTTGAATCTTTAACGTCTACAAAACAATATTTCAAAAACAATATTTCAATGGAATTAGGGTTACTCGTAGAATTTGTTTCTTTTGTGGTTGTTGATGATTAATTCTATCCTCTTGTGCAATGTTTGTATCTTATTGCTTGaagaaaataaacatttattgcTTCAATTCAtgtttaatctttttatataggcatgatgaaaatatttcagaaaacatattaaaagaAGGACGGTTCTTGGAGTGGTCCACGAGCATCCATATCTATGGTAAGTAACCATTTtctattttgatattaatttatattttaattaaatttttaagtgatgatttaaaatatatataaaaaagattacAAGTTAAGTCATAGATGGTGTAAAAGAAAATTTGTCTATTTGCtttcctattttttaaattgataagtTTAAATACAACTCATTTAGCCAAACCTGTCCAGATATGATAAATAtgtgattttcttttaaatgtttaaaattttgtattaataaagtttTTGCCGAGTATTATTTTTCTTTGCCGATCCTTTATGATTTAATTCTATTAGCTCTGATTTTGTGCTTTGTTTACTATATGTGAATGCATTTTTTAACCTATAGATATTTGAGATAGTGATGACAATGTTTCTGGCTGAAGGATAAATGAAATTTTCTTCCATGTTGGCTACTTTTTGTGCATATCTAATGCAAACGCTAGTAGATTATAAATAACGAGCTGAACCATTATGTTTTAGTCATATTAACTATGAGTTTTGTACTTTTCTTACTCTATGTGAATGAATTTGTTGTATGTGAATGAATTTGTTAACTTGTAGTTATGACTTGTTTCTAATTATTTTCATCACCAGTTATTGCtaccattaaaaaaaaattatttacacaaacAAATTTGTTTCTACATGATAATTTTATTCGTTTTCAACAAAGTCAAAATGATCCAGATGCTAGTGAAGCTGTGAAGAACTCCACTCTGGATGAGTTATGGGTATTATCAGTCGGTGGCCCCAAAAGAGAGGGGATATTTAGAATGGgaaaagatgaaaaatattgtttatacaaAAAACAATCATCATCTTCTCAAGTTTCACAAGAGATTACAATATTAAAAGATGAGATCAAAGAATTGCAGCTTAAAGTGCAAGAAAAGGataaaaaattttgaagaatatgAAGTCATATTGCAAGAGAGAGATGAAATCATTCTTGAACTTCGTGATAACGTTCTTGAATTCACACGTCGACAAAATGAAACCCATGCAAAGATGGATGCATTTATGAAGACATTTTCTAATAGATattgataatttgtttttgtaatattttgaatatatatatatatatatatatatatatatatatatatatatgctagattgattaaaaatttattaagttgtTATGTTCTTTAGAATTTGTAATTAGTGtcattctaattttatttatctatatatgttttgaaaaaatattttttaattcattttaaaataaatgtaattttaatatttttttgtaattttgtcaCAAAATCCATCACTAATAATTTGTcgtaaaaaaataacattacaaatgatttgtcacaaaatattgttataatgaTTAATCACAAAATATCGTCACAAACTATTCGCCACAAAATATCGTGACAAATTATTCGTCACAAAATATCGTTACAAATGATTTGTCATAGTATATTATCACAAACAATTGGTCAGAAAATATCGTCACAAACGAATGATTGCAAAATACAGTCAAAAAATATTCGTCGGTATTCAACATCCCAAATATAAATGCAAAAATCGTCACCCTATTAGCGAGGATCTATTTAGCGTATTTTGTTTTATGTCACAATATTCGTCGTTAATGTTGTTTTCGTCaataattttgtcaaaaattGATGTCACAAAGTCATCAATTTTTTGTAGTGGACAATAACGGTAATTTATGAACTGTTAAATTTTGTGGAAGAGGTTGAATCTTCTGATATTTGTTCTTCAAAGTAGGTAAATTGTGTGTTTGCAACATTCACAATATTAGTTGAGGTATtagaattttttacttttagatCACGATTATCTTTCCACCATTCAGGATAacctataattttaaaacaaccCTCTTGTATATTACCTTCTGTAATGCAATATTAGCAATATAAAGAAGAATCTTCTTTTGAATCTTTGTATGTCTTGTTATTACCTCCTCTACTTA is part of the Impatiens glandulifera chromosome 1, dImpGla2.1, whole genome shotgun sequence genome and encodes:
- the LOC124921341 gene encoding uncharacterized protein LOC124921341; the protein is MPMAALDRSNSSRSNSASVLSIECLRGGSKADEWTGDMLQTGDIVEELRIGRGYATVRSPFKHGRTAVQKILHGSFKDKETSILVRVRRGSDTYAELQACIVPNESAGRKQYMLRAIDDPNYAVGFFDRTEAECIALQGTRKARLENALARAELQDGYVPFGWERKMQEMLMVPGSSCFLSMMFLPKAADKTASRYNDLEDTLARANAWLNASQATGVPLVFMNIQTESLLTKISGETASSTVTAGSLSDLSNLANASLYGFEDYHGVDIGVVRAVRLWYSPLGGEMSIEIKLKDGDTKLGFAISRTEEGFIYISSVIEGDEKAASVRSGLNHLYKEAMRANKRLVISRVCNQKVLPWLVSQTGAIRCFDTVSLSQKLSLHKHAKAPITLHVFLWDQSLASTTMVGPAPITLMPVETQTDQPIANNNQVTDGSESSDSENRIERDTAGEFSFRFRDFAVPNKWI
- the LOC124921340 gene encoding histone H3.2, whose translation is MARTKQTARKSTGGKAPRKQLATKAARKSAPATGGVKKPHRFRPGTVALREIRKYQKSTELLIRKLPFQRLVREIAQDFKTDLRFQSSAVAALQEAAEAYLVGLFEDTNLCAIHAKRVTIMPKDIQLARRIRGERA